The following proteins come from a genomic window of Gynuella sunshinyii YC6258:
- the glpD gene encoding glycerol-3-phosphate dehydrogenase: protein MNEQIYDLVVVGGGINGVGVALDAQGRGLKTALLEMNDLASATSSASSKLIHGGLRYLEHYEFRLVREALSEREVVYRKAPHIVKPMRFILPHRPHLRPAWMIRIGMFLYDTLAKRNVLPGSRFLRFDPDQSPLKADISKGFEYSDCWVDDARLVVLNAMQLRDKGGDVFTRHTFTGASQQNGVWHIDVRDETTGQVRQIQAKALVNAAGPWVKTLLTQQMQRTSPRGIRLIKGSHIVVRKFHNQPQSYILQNEDGRIVFVIPYLDEFAIIGTTDVEHKGSAETARISAEEVDYLLNVVNTHFTQQLSTQDVVWSYSGVRPLCDDESDSPQAVTRDYTIELESEDKAPLLSVFGGKLTTYRKLSEAVMKKLAPFFPAMGPSWTADSVLPGGETGLDLNAYIRGLKQKYPFLAPTNIQRLVTTYGSQVEVWLNGAQSVADLGNDFGHGFCQKEVDYLLQYEFAMTAEDVLWRRTKMGLFLTAEQQQAVTEYVQAKCRSELESDVKAHIA, encoded by the coding sequence ATGAATGAACAGATTTACGATCTGGTCGTCGTCGGTGGTGGCATAAATGGAGTGGGGGTTGCCCTGGATGCCCAGGGGCGGGGATTGAAAACAGCGCTGCTGGAAATGAACGACCTGGCTTCCGCGACATCATCGGCCAGCAGCAAACTGATCCACGGTGGCCTGCGTTATCTGGAGCATTATGAGTTCCGGCTGGTGCGGGAAGCGCTCAGCGAGCGCGAAGTCGTTTATCGCAAGGCCCCTCATATCGTCAAACCCATGCGTTTTATTCTGCCTCACCGTCCGCATCTGCGTCCTGCCTGGATGATTCGAATCGGTATGTTTTTATACGACACCCTGGCCAAACGTAATGTTCTGCCCGGTAGCCGGTTCCTGCGTTTCGATCCTGATCAGTCGCCACTCAAGGCTGATATCAGCAAAGGGTTTGAATATTCCGATTGCTGGGTGGACGACGCCCGCCTGGTGGTTCTGAATGCCATGCAGTTGCGCGATAAAGGCGGGGATGTATTTACCCGTCATACATTCACCGGTGCCAGTCAGCAGAACGGCGTCTGGCATATTGATGTCAGAGATGAAACCACCGGGCAGGTCCGTCAGATTCAGGCCAAAGCGCTGGTCAATGCCGCCGGGCCGTGGGTTAAAACGTTACTGACCCAACAAATGCAGCGCACCAGTCCACGGGGAATCCGGCTTATTAAAGGCAGCCATATCGTCGTGCGGAAATTTCATAACCAGCCGCAGTCTTACATTCTGCAAAACGAAGACGGCCGGATTGTGTTCGTAATTCCATATCTGGATGAATTCGCGATTATCGGTACCACTGATGTCGAACACAAAGGCAGTGCAGAAACCGCTCGCATTTCTGCGGAAGAAGTCGATTATCTCCTTAACGTGGTCAATACCCACTTTACTCAGCAACTGTCCACCCAGGATGTAGTCTGGTCCTATTCCGGGGTCAGACCCTTGTGTGATGATGAATCTGATTCTCCCCAGGCCGTCACCCGTGACTACACCATAGAGCTGGAGAGTGAAGACAAGGCACCATTACTGTCTGTGTTTGGTGGCAAGCTGACGACTTACCGCAAGTTGAGCGAAGCGGTGATGAAAAAACTGGCGCCATTCTTTCCGGCCATGGGACCATCCTGGACTGCTGACAGTGTTTTGCCAGGTGGTGAGACCGGTCTGGATCTGAATGCCTACATTCGCGGGTTAAAACAGAAATACCCGTTTTTGGCGCCAACAAACATTCAGCGTCTGGTGACCACTTACGGTTCGCAGGTGGAAGTCTGGTTGAATGGTGCTCAATCGGTAGCAGATCTGGGTAACGACTTTGGCCATGGTTTCTGTCAAAAAGAAGTGGATTATCTGCTACAGTACGAATTTGCAATGACGGCTGAAGATGTACTCTGGCGCCGTACCAAAATGGGCTTGTTTTTAACCGCTGAGCAGCAGCAGGCAGTGACAGAATATGTTCAGGCGAAATGCCGTTCTGAACTGGAATCGGATGTTAAGGCACACATTGCCTGA
- the glpK gene encoding glycerol kinase GlpK, with product MSEYILAIDQGTTSTRAILFTHAGQPAFISQQEFPQHFPHDGWVEHNPDDLWQTTVSVCHDVIAQAGISAEKITAVGITNQRETTLVWDKNTGKPVYNAIVWQDRRTADLCVRLRAEGLTDKVRQKTGLLVDPYFSGTKVHWILNEVEGVRQRAENGELLFGTVDSYLIWKLTDGKVHATDATNAARTMLFNIHTQQWDEELLDILGIPVAMLPEVKDCAADYGQTSAEFLGSPLPIAGVAGDQQAALFGQACFQPGMCKSTYGTGCFMIMNSGDTPLLSHNQLLTTVGYRLGGKVTYALEGSIFMAGATMQWLRDGIKLIEHAADSERLAAQCRVDQSVYLVPAFTGLGAPHWDPKARGAIVGMTRDTGIADIVAAGLQSVGYQTRDLLEAMKSDGVKTLTTLRVDGGMVINDWAMQFLADILQLPVERPQVTETTALGAAMLAALQLGLYDSLEQLQQHWQCEKTFNATLDDETVERLYSGWQKALSGIKQIS from the coding sequence ATGAGCGAATATATCCTGGCGATTGATCAGGGTACCACGAGTACCCGAGCGATATTGTTTACCCATGCCGGCCAGCCGGCTTTTATATCCCAGCAGGAATTTCCACAGCATTTTCCGCATGATGGCTGGGTTGAACACAATCCGGATGATCTTTGGCAGACCACCGTTTCCGTGTGTCATGATGTCATTGCGCAGGCCGGTATTTCTGCCGAAAAAATTACCGCTGTCGGCATTACCAATCAACGTGAAACCACATTGGTCTGGGATAAAAATACCGGCAAACCGGTGTACAACGCGATTGTCTGGCAGGATCGCAGAACTGCTGATTTGTGTGTGCGATTACGGGCAGAAGGTCTGACGGATAAAGTACGGCAAAAAACCGGTTTGTTGGTGGATCCCTATTTTTCCGGCACCAAAGTACACTGGATTCTGAATGAAGTGGAAGGTGTCCGGCAACGGGCTGAGAACGGCGAATTACTGTTTGGCACCGTAGACAGTTATCTGATCTGGAAACTGACAGATGGCAAAGTGCATGCGACCGACGCCACGAATGCCGCGCGAACGATGTTGTTTAATATTCATACTCAGCAATGGGATGAAGAGCTGCTGGATATTCTGGGCATTCCGGTTGCCATGTTACCGGAGGTTAAAGATTGTGCAGCCGACTATGGTCAGACCTCGGCAGAATTTTTAGGCTCGCCTTTGCCGATAGCCGGGGTGGCCGGAGATCAGCAGGCGGCACTGTTTGGCCAGGCGTGTTTCCAGCCTGGCATGTGTAAAAGTACCTATGGCACCGGTTGCTTTATGATTATGAACAGTGGCGATACGCCGCTGTTATCTCATAATCAATTACTGACCACCGTTGGCTATCGTCTGGGTGGCAAGGTCACTTATGCACTCGAAGGCAGTATTTTCATGGCGGGTGCGACCATGCAATGGCTGCGTGACGGAATAAAACTGATCGAACACGCTGCCGACAGTGAACGGCTGGCGGCTCAATGTCGGGTTGATCAATCGGTTTATCTGGTGCCTGCGTTTACCGGCCTGGGAGCACCACACTGGGATCCTAAAGCCCGTGGCGCTATCGTCGGCATGACCCGCGATACCGGTATCGCGGACATTGTCGCCGCTGGCCTGCAATCTGTTGGCTATCAGACGCGGGATTTACTGGAAGCTATGAAATCTGACGGCGTCAAAACGCTCACCACCTTACGTGTGGATGGCGGCATGGTCATCAATGATTGGGCCATGCAGTTTCTGGCCGATATCCTGCAACTTCCGGTAGAGCGACCTCAGGTGACAGAAACCACAGCGCTCGGAGCGGCCATGTTGGCAGCCCTGCAGCTGGGTCTTTATGATTCCCTCGAACAGTTGCAACAGCACTGGCAATGTGAAAAGACGTTTAACGCGACCCTGGATGATGAAACGGTTGAACGCCTGTACAGTGGCTGGCAAAAAGCGTTGTCAGGCATCAAGCAAATTTCCTGA
- the rbsC gene encoding ribose ABC transporter permease: protein MSKTVTRTHEGSPQIFSKAWFFEQKSLIALMLLIIVVSLISPNFFSVDNMLNTLRQTSVNSIIAVGMTLVIITAGIDLSVGAVLALTGAFAASLIAKEMSVFLAVPITLMAGLLLGGLSGVIVAKGKVQPFIATLVSMTALRGITMVFTDGRPISTGYTDNADMFSWLGTGYLLGVPVPIWIMAITFAAGWYLLNHTRVGRYIYALGGNEEATRLSGINVDRVKIIVYALCGLTAAIASIIITARLSSAQPTAGLGYELDAIAAVVLGGTSLMGGKGRIMGTLIGALIIGFLNNALNLLDVSSYYQMLAKASVILLAVIVDNRNK from the coding sequence ATGAGCAAAACAGTGACCCGAACACATGAGGGCAGTCCACAGATATTCAGTAAAGCCTGGTTTTTTGAACAAAAATCCCTGATTGCTTTAATGCTGTTAATTATTGTGGTGTCGTTGATCAGCCCCAATTTTTTCAGCGTCGACAATATGCTGAATACATTACGGCAAACGTCCGTCAACAGCATTATTGCGGTGGGGATGACGCTGGTGATTATCACCGCCGGTATTGATCTCAGTGTCGGTGCCGTGCTGGCGCTGACCGGCGCGTTTGCTGCCAGCCTCATCGCCAAAGAAATGAGTGTTTTTCTGGCAGTACCAATCACGCTGATGGCCGGCCTGTTATTGGGTGGTTTGAGTGGCGTGATCGTTGCCAAAGGCAAAGTGCAGCCCTTTATTGCCACCTTGGTTAGCATGACAGCCTTACGGGGTATTACCATGGTCTTCACCGATGGCCGACCCATCTCGACCGGTTATACCGACAATGCCGATATGTTCAGCTGGCTCGGGACCGGGTATTTGTTGGGTGTTCCGGTGCCGATCTGGATTATGGCCATCACATTTGCCGCTGGCTGGTATCTGCTAAACCACACCAGAGTCGGTCGTTATATTTATGCACTCGGCGGTAACGAAGAGGCAACCCGTTTGTCGGGTATCAATGTCGACCGGGTGAAAATTATTGTGTATGCCCTGTGCGGTCTGACAGCCGCCATTGCCAGCATCATCATTACTGCACGACTTTCTTCCGCACAGCCCACTGCCGGGCTGGGTTATGAGTTAGACGCCATTGCCGCCGTGGTACTGGGTGGCACCAGTCTGATGGGAGGCAAGGGTCGAATTATGGGAACGCTGATCGGAGCGCTGATTATCGGCTTTCTGAACAACGCGCTGAACCTGCTGGACGTATCGTCCTATTACCAAATGCTTGCCAAGGCATCGGTCATTTTGTTGGCCGTCATCGTTGACAATAGAAATAAATAA
- the rbsD gene encoding D-ribose pyranase: protein MKKSRLLNSELSAVIARMGHMDEITICDAGLPVPDPVSRIDLAVEHGLPSMLQVLDTVLSELKVEAVILASECQSVSPEFHQQLMNILAAQSYPIEVSYLSHEAFKQQTHESKAIVRTGEFTPYANIILKSGVVF, encoded by the coding sequence ATGAAGAAATCGAGATTACTGAATTCTGAACTGTCCGCCGTTATCGCCCGTATGGGGCATATGGATGAGATCACGATCTGCGATGCAGGATTACCTGTTCCAGACCCGGTTTCCCGTATCGATCTGGCGGTTGAACATGGTCTGCCATCCATGCTGCAGGTGCTCGATACAGTGCTCAGTGAGCTTAAGGTTGAAGCTGTCATCCTTGCCAGTGAATGCCAAAGCGTCAGCCCGGAGTTTCATCAGCAGCTTATGAATATTCTCGCTGCTCAGAGTTACCCGATTGAAGTCAGCTACCTCAGTCATGAGGCCTTCAAACAACAAACTCATGAAAGTAAGGCCATTGTGCGTACCGGGGAATTTACTCCGTATGCCAATATCATCCTTAAGTCCGGCGTGGTTTTCTGA
- the rbsA gene encoding ribose ABC transporter ATP-binding protein RbsA: protein MTQPILTLQKIDKSFPSVKALDQASLNVYPGKVMALVGENGAGKSTLMKVLTGIYQRDAGVIEYQGRPCQFKGPKDSQDQGIGIIHQELNLIPELSIAENIFLGREPTRYGKIQWQQLYADVTKLLDRLKIKHHPRTRLGNLSIGEQQMVEIAKALSFESKVIIMDEPTDALTDTETENLFAVIKQLREQGHGIVYISHRLKEIFQICDDVTVLRDGKFIAESPVQALTEDRIIELMVGRSLEDQFPRVDVSLGDECLSVDGLCGPGVDHVSFRLKSGEILGFSGLMGAGRTELMRLLYGAAKKSGGSISLNGQALQISTPNDALSAGIAYVSEDRKKDGLVLELSVKENMTLSSLAEFCNNSGRIHHQQEQQAVQNYIDVFHIKTPGQKQIIKNLSGGNQQKVAIAKGVMKQPKVLILDEPTRGVDVGARQEIYQLINQFRQQGMAIILVSSDMPEILGMSDRILVMCQGKLTGEFLREHASQETLMAAAVGKESEVTAR, encoded by the coding sequence ATGACACAGCCGATTTTAACGCTGCAGAAGATTGATAAGTCTTTTCCCAGCGTCAAAGCTTTAGATCAGGCCAGTCTGAACGTTTATCCTGGTAAGGTGATGGCGCTGGTCGGTGAAAACGGTGCCGGTAAGTCAACCTTGATGAAGGTGCTAACCGGTATCTATCAACGCGATGCGGGGGTGATCGAGTATCAAGGGCGCCCCTGTCAGTTTAAAGGCCCCAAGGATTCCCAGGATCAGGGCATCGGTATTATTCATCAGGAACTGAACCTGATTCCGGAATTAAGCATTGCGGAAAATATTTTTCTGGGCCGGGAACCCACCCGGTACGGAAAAATTCAGTGGCAACAACTGTATGCCGATGTTACCAAACTGCTTGACCGACTCAAAATAAAACACCATCCGCGCACCCGGCTGGGTAACCTCAGCATTGGCGAACAGCAGATGGTGGAAATTGCCAAGGCGCTGTCATTTGAATCCAAAGTGATCATTATGGATGAGCCGACGGATGCACTGACTGACACAGAGACTGAAAATCTGTTTGCGGTCATCAAACAGTTACGCGAGCAGGGCCACGGTATTGTTTATATCTCTCATCGATTGAAAGAAATTTTCCAGATCTGTGATGATGTTACCGTTCTGCGTGACGGGAAGTTTATTGCTGAAAGTCCGGTTCAGGCATTAACCGAAGATCGAATTATCGAACTGATGGTGGGGCGTTCCCTGGAAGATCAGTTTCCCCGTGTGGATGTTTCACTCGGTGATGAATGCCTCTCTGTCGACGGTCTTTGTGGGCCAGGTGTCGATCATGTCAGCTTCCGGTTAAAAAGTGGTGAAATTCTCGGCTTTTCCGGGTTGATGGGCGCCGGGCGTACGGAGCTGATGCGGCTGCTGTACGGCGCTGCCAAAAAATCCGGCGGCAGTATTTCACTGAATGGGCAGGCGTTGCAGATCAGCACACCGAACGATGCACTCTCTGCCGGTATCGCCTACGTTTCAGAAGATCGCAAGAAAGATGGTCTGGTTTTGGAGCTGTCTGTAAAAGAGAACATGACCCTGAGCAGCCTGGCCGAATTTTGCAATAACAGTGGCCGTATTCACCATCAGCAGGAACAACAGGCGGTGCAGAATTACATCGATGTTTTCCATATCAAAACACCCGGGCAGAAACAAATCATCAAGAATTTATCCGGTGGTAATCAGCAGAAAGTCGCGATTGCCAAAGGCGTGATGAAACAACCAAAAGTGCTGATTCTCGACGAACCCACCCGTGGTGTGGATGTCGGCGCGCGCCAGGAAATATATCAGTTGATCAATCAATTCCGTCAGCAAGGCATGGCAATCATTCTGGTGTCTTCTGATATGCCGGAAATTCTCGGTATGAGTGATCGCATTCTGGTGATGTGTCAGGGCAAATTAACCGGCGAATTTTTACGTGAACACGCCAGTCAGGAAACATTGATGGCTGCCGCAGTAGGCAAAGAATCCGAGGTAACCGCAAGATGA